One part of the Lycium ferocissimum isolate CSIRO_LF1 chromosome 8, AGI_CSIRO_Lferr_CH_V1, whole genome shotgun sequence genome encodes these proteins:
- the LOC132066111 gene encoding spore wall protein 2-like yields the protein MRNQMRSASVNSIVAKFFDTVPTGSSAATTQMKDAMAFVTLGLVSNLCYYFSFLRLEVKVNGLSYDITIVNSMKKILSSVKTVVFYETILANDTDVDSDKYLDYLYEEQDDSSDDVDFSDEAWLMGDDDGGSEDDFVPPSERNDGNDEEDNSGDGFVPPDGGNDGNDEDGDSGDDNVPSTEGSDEDDEKEDGDSENDFVPPNKGNDGEDEEEDGDSGDDFVPPKKGNDGNNEEDDGDDGHSGDEYVANQGNGHDKRDDFVPPNEGNDGDNEVDDGDSRDDFMPPNKGNDVDDDGDSGNDYVPSNGGNGDDEVDLQDSHY from the coding sequence aGATGCAATGGCTTTTGTTACTCTAGGTCTTGTCTCTAATTTgtgttattatttttcttttttgagatTAGAAGTGAAGGTAAATGGCCTTAGTTATGATATAACCATAGTCAATTCTATGAAGAAAATACTGAGTTCAGTGAAAACAGTTGTTTTTTATGAAACCATTTTGGCTAATGATACAGACGTGGACAGCGATAAGTACCTTGATTATTTGTACGAGGAACAAGATGATTCTAGCGATGATGTAGACTTTTCTGATGAAGCATGGTTAATGGGTGATGATGATGGAGGTTCTGAGGATGATTTTGTGCCTCCTAGCGAAAGGAATGATGGAAATGATGAGGAAGACAATTCTGGTGATGGTTTTGTGCCTCCTGACGGAGGAAATGATGGAAACGATGAAGATGGAGATTCTGGGGATGATAATGTGCCTTCTACCGAAGGGAGTGATGAAGACGATGAGAAGGAGGATGGAGATTCTGAGAATGATTTTGTGCCGCCTAACAAAGGGAATGATGGAGAAGACGAGGAGGAGGATGGAGATTCTGGGGATGATTTTGTGCCACCTAAGAAAGGGAATGATGGAAACAATGAGGaggatgatggtgatgatggacACTCTGGGGATGAATACGTAGCTAACCAAGGGAATGGACACGATAAGAGGGATGATTTTGTGCCTCCTAATGAAGGGAATGATGGAGACAATGAGGTGGACGATGGAGATTCTCGGGATGATTTTATGCCTCCTAACAAAGGGAATGATGTCGATGACGATGGAGACTCTGGGAATGATTACGTGCCTTCTAACGGAGGGAATGGAGATGATGAGGTGGATCTTCAAGAttctcactactaa